A genomic window from Anthocerotibacter panamensis C109 includes:
- a CDS encoding nucleoside deaminase, giving the protein MSIEAPTLRDIAMVKLALEEARQALAHGKAGVGAVLVLGEEILARGHNMSVETGDQTAHAEMVVLQMAARRLAQLTDAQKAQLAIYTSLEPCLMCFSALAHTGVKRIAYSALIEDADEESMVVRGLTSDQINDHLMSGPAVLIPGVCREAGQEIMALMGKGGDGLKG; this is encoded by the coding sequence ATGAGCATCGAAGCACCGACACTCAGAGACATCGCGATGGTCAAACTGGCTTTGGAAGAAGCGCGACAGGCCCTAGCCCATGGTAAAGCAGGGGTGGGAGCGGTCTTGGTTTTGGGGGAGGAAATCCTGGCTCGGGGTCACAATATGTCGGTCGAGACCGGGGATCAAACCGCCCATGCGGAAATGGTTGTCCTGCAGATGGCTGCTCGTCGCCTCGCCCAACTGACGGACGCACAGAAGGCGCAACTAGCAATTTACACCAGTCTAGAACCCTGCCTCATGTGCTTCTCGGCCTTGGCTCATACGGGGGTCAAACGCATCGCCTACTCAGCTTTGATTGAGGATGCCGACGAAGAATCGATGGTGGTCCGGGGCCTTACTTCCGACCAAATCAACGACCATCTCATGAGCGGACCCGCCGTGCTCATCCCGGGGGTGTGCCGCGAAGCAGGCCAGGAAATTATGGCGCTCATGGGTAAAGGAGGGGATGGGCTCAAGGGGTGA
- a CDS encoding alpha/beta hydrolase family esterase: MKQFFTTLLALLCLSFSSVCASPQIVRQTINAQGLERTYYLYVPENARSSVPLIVLLHGSKRNGLSLVEKWQEVADREGVIVVGPDSLNSQGWSTPDDGPDFLHDLVENLKIRYPLDGRRVYLFGHSAGAAFALFMSCYESEYFAVTAIHAGAVEQGNFGVMDLATHKIPISIAVGTVDAFFPLPFVRATRDAFNKRGFDVALTEIPNHPLPVKLVALTVPPPAAHPTLHPEKIRQI; encoded by the coding sequence ATGAAGCAGTTTTTTACTACGCTACTTGCTCTGTTATGCTTATCCTTCTCGTCGGTCTGTGCTAGTCCTCAGATCGTTCGTCAAACCATAAATGCCCAAGGTCTAGAGCGCACCTACTACCTATACGTTCCTGAGAATGCCCGTAGCTCGGTACCCCTCATCGTTCTGCTGCATGGCTCCAAGCGCAATGGGCTCTCTCTGGTGGAGAAATGGCAAGAGGTGGCTGACCGGGAGGGGGTGATTGTCGTTGGACCGGATTCCTTGAACTCCCAAGGTTGGAGTACTCCTGACGATGGACCCGACTTTTTGCATGATTTGGTCGAAAACCTCAAGATCCGCTACCCCCTTGATGGACGCCGGGTATATCTGTTTGGGCATTCCGCAGGGGCAGCGTTCGCGCTCTTTATGTCCTGTTATGAGTCGGAATACTTTGCGGTGACGGCTATTCATGCCGGGGCAGTGGAGCAAGGGAACTTCGGGGTGATGGATCTCGCCACCCACAAAATCCCCATTTCTATTGCCGTGGGGACGGTCGATGCCTTCTTTCCGTTACCGTTCGTCCGAGCGACCCGCGATGCTTTTAATAAGCGCGGTTTTGATGTTGCACTGACAGAAATCCCCAACCACCCACTTCCGGTGAAGTTGGTAGCGTTGACCGTTCCTCCACCCGCAGCACATCCCACCCTTCACCCCGAAAAAATCCGACAGATCTGA
- a CDS encoding urease accessory protein UreD, which yields MPNLGLARAQVAQRNGRSVVTQQYGQAPLQWHRPLYLEQQTYPTLYLRTPSAGLLGGDVHDLEISVGASSTLEVRTQAATMVYPGISQQTVKLHIAAGGKLVYLPHPLILAAGADFRQRVHIDLAPDSWLEYQDVWAAGRIAMGEQWQFERFDTLTEIYVGTALAYRERWVLQPTRTPLTHPLVCGKYTQFRSVYRFGLGDFTPISYSMPSGSRSWVLSKPMGQICRIFSG from the coding sequence ATGCCTAATCTGGGTTTGGCCCGCGCACAAGTGGCACAACGAAACGGTCGCTCGGTGGTCACCCAACAGTACGGTCAGGCTCCCCTACAATGGCATCGCCCGCTCTATTTAGAACAACAGACCTATCCCACGCTCTATCTGAGAACCCCTTCGGCGGGGCTTTTGGGCGGGGATGTCCATGACCTGGAAATTTCTGTAGGAGCAAGCAGCACCCTGGAAGTGCGGACTCAGGCGGCGACGATGGTCTATCCCGGAATTTCGCAGCAGACCGTCAAGCTTCACATAGCGGCAGGCGGGAAACTGGTCTACCTACCGCACCCGTTGATTCTGGCGGCGGGTGCGGACTTTCGTCAACGGGTCCACATCGACCTCGCCCCGGATAGCTGGCTGGAATATCAGGATGTCTGGGCGGCGGGGCGCATTGCCATGGGCGAACAGTGGCAGTTTGAGCGCTTCGACACCCTGACTGAGATCTATGTCGGAACGGCCCTAGCCTACCGTGAACGCTGGGTACTACAACCAACCCGTACCCCCCTGACGCACCCATTGGTCTGCGGGAAATACACACAGTTTCGCTCGGTCTATCGCTTCGGGTTGGGGGATTTTACTCCTATCAGCTATTCGATGCCGTCGGGAAGTCGGTCTTGGGTTCTCAGCAAGCCCATGGGTCAGATCTGTCGGATTTTTTCGGGGTGA
- the ureG gene encoding urease accessory protein UreG produces the protein MGTTASLRVGIGGPVGSGKTALLEALCRELSGRYSLAVVTNDIYTREDAEFLTRRGVLPAERILGVETGGCPHTAIREDASLNLDALRFLEEKFQPDLVFLESGGDNLAATFSPELVDTFIYVIDVAQGDKIPRKGGPAITRSDLLVINKIDLAPYVGADLGVMERDALRMRRERPFIFTDLRHGVGLDRVCDWLLSQALFADLSHA, from the coding sequence ATGGGTACAACTGCGAGTCTGCGTGTAGGCATCGGTGGTCCGGTGGGTTCCGGGAAGACAGCCCTCTTGGAAGCTCTGTGCCGAGAACTGAGCGGTCGCTATTCTCTGGCGGTAGTCACCAACGACATCTACACCCGCGAAGACGCTGAATTTCTGACCCGCCGTGGGGTTTTACCCGCCGAGCGCATTCTGGGGGTCGAGACAGGGGGCTGCCCGCACACCGCCATCCGTGAAGATGCCTCACTAAACTTGGATGCACTGCGCTTTCTAGAAGAGAAATTCCAACCGGATCTGGTCTTTTTGGAGTCAGGCGGGGACAATCTGGCAGCCACGTTTAGCCCAGAGTTGGTGGATACCTTTATCTATGTGATCGATGTGGCACAAGGCGACAAAATTCCCCGCAAGGGCGGACCTGCTATCACCCGCTCCGACTTGCTTGTCATCAACAAGATTGACCTCGCGCCCTATGTGGGAGCTGACTTGGGCGTGATGGAGCGCGATGCTCTGCGGATGCGTCGGGAGCGGCCTTTTATCTTCACGGACTTGCGCCATGGCGTGGGGTTGGATCGGGTGTGCGATTGGCTATTGAGCCAAGCCTTGTTTGCCGACCTCTCCCATGCCTAA
- a CDS encoding NAD(P)H-binding protein, which produces MRILSVGSTGTLGRQIVRKALDEGHEVRCYVRDREKAKFLEEWGAHLFTGDLRDLSNLSEALEGVGAVITTASSGTGIKGNTITEVDDEGNRRLIDGCKQAGVGLFIFTSILQCEQYPQIRLMRVKREIEIYLQQSGLNHVIFRPGAFMQGLVGQYAIPVLERKPVQVMGESSPIAYLSTLDAARFYLASLTRPDLWNQAYSLAGPRYWTAYEVIDLCDELGGQDDQTPRISRMPLGVMRFMGKMMRYLEWTRYSADFFEFAEVVANGADFGVDMTEVCTQFGIPLSELMDVEPFLKSYYQRIKQKLREKNYKPPKVRSPF; this is translated from the coding sequence ATGAGAATTTTAAGCGTCGGCAGCACCGGCACCTTAGGTCGGCAAATTGTCCGTAAGGCCCTAGACGAAGGCCACGAGGTCCGATGCTATGTGCGTGACCGGGAGAAGGCCAAGTTTCTAGAAGAGTGGGGGGCACACCTCTTTACGGGGGACTTGCGCGACTTGTCCAATTTGTCTGAGGCGCTAGAGGGCGTGGGGGCCGTCATCACGACGGCTAGTTCTGGCACCGGCATTAAGGGCAACACCATCACCGAGGTGGACGATGAGGGCAACCGCCGCCTCATCGATGGTTGCAAACAGGCTGGAGTAGGTTTGTTTATCTTTACTTCTATTCTTCAGTGCGAGCAGTATCCGCAGATTCGGCTCATGCGCGTCAAGCGGGAGATCGAGATCTATCTCCAGCAGTCGGGGCTCAACCACGTAATTTTTCGGCCCGGTGCTTTTATGCAGGGCTTGGTCGGCCAGTACGCGATTCCGGTTTTGGAGCGCAAACCGGTTCAGGTCATGGGCGAATCCTCTCCTATCGCCTACCTCAGTACTTTGGATGCAGCTCGTTTCTACCTCGCCAGCCTCACCCGCCCCGACCTGTGGAACCAAGCCTACAGCCTCGCCGGTCCTCGCTATTGGACCGCCTATGAGGTGATTGACCTGTGCGATGAGTTGGGGGGGCAGGATGACCAGACCCCACGCATCAGCCGGATGCCCCTTGGGGTGATGCGCTTTATGGGCAAGATGATGCGGTATCTGGAATGGACCCGCTACTCGGCGGATTTCTTTGAATTTGCAGAGGTAGTCGCCAATGGAGCGGACTTCGGGGTAGATATGACCGAAGTCTGTACGCAGTTCGGCATCCCTTTGTCTGAGTTAATGGATGTTGAACCATTTCTCAAGAGCTATTATCAGCGCATCAAGCAAAAACTGCGCGAGAAGAACTACAAACCACCCAAAGTGCGCTCTCCGTTTTAG
- a CDS encoding NUDIX hydrolase: MAVIAAGGVVYRHQSRNIEVVLVMPVQEPNRWALPKGHQDPGETLEQTARREVREETGLLVQIESALGHSEYWYQWQGQPIHKQVYYYLMTPRGGSFAEHDHEMSQVVWVSLSEALKRITFATEAEILKRVQAQLTPP; the protein is encoded by the coding sequence ATGGCTGTCATCGCCGCCGGAGGAGTCGTCTACCGCCACCAATCCCGAAATATTGAAGTCGTGCTAGTGATGCCTGTACAGGAACCCAACCGCTGGGCACTCCCCAAAGGCCACCAGGACCCAGGAGAAACCCTGGAGCAGACCGCCCGCCGCGAAGTCCGCGAGGAGACCGGGTTACTGGTCCAGATCGAATCCGCCTTGGGTCACAGCGAATACTGGTATCAATGGCAGGGCCAACCTATCCACAAGCAGGTCTACTACTACCTGATGACCCCCCGTGGCGGAAGCTTTGCTGAACATGACCACGAGATGTCCCAGGTGGTCTGGGTCTCTTTGTCCGAAGCCCTAAAACGCATCACTTTTGCTACTGAGGCCGAGATACTCAAACGGGTCCAAGCACAGCTCACTCCGCCTTAG
- a CDS encoding class I SAM-dependent methyltransferase, which produces MALPRIPEPEVMDSDEDALSYDAMDHTGVNQQFVLDLKKNNPPPGTWLDLGTGPAQIPILVCEQFPAVRVVAVDAAAAMLAVARERVAQAHLEQRITLVQADAKSLPWPDGTFTVIFCNSIVHHLGDPRLFFKEIRRLTAPGGLVFLRDLARPEHLQALEQLVFQYTATATAYQRKLFVDSLWASFTVAETESLAEGAQMMGARVALTSDRHWTLVWRC; this is translated from the coding sequence ATGGCGCTGCCGCGTATCCCCGAACCAGAAGTTATGGACTCTGATGAGGACGCGCTGTCCTACGATGCTATGGACCATACAGGGGTCAACCAGCAGTTTGTGCTGGACCTGAAGAAAAATAACCCACCGCCCGGAACTTGGCTGGATCTAGGCACTGGACCGGCCCAAATTCCCATCCTGGTGTGTGAACAGTTCCCCGCAGTCCGGGTTGTGGCTGTCGATGCGGCAGCGGCAATGCTGGCGGTGGCCCGTGAGCGTGTAGCCCAAGCCCACTTAGAGCAGCGCATTACTCTGGTCCAAGCCGATGCCAAAAGTCTTCCCTGGCCCGATGGTACATTCACGGTCATCTTCTGCAACAGCATCGTCCACCATCTGGGCGACCCCCGACTTTTCTTTAAGGAAATCCGCCGCTTAACCGCTCCGGGCGGACTGGTTTTCCTGCGTGATTTGGCCCGACCTGAGCACCTCCAGGCGCTCGAACAACTGGTTTTTCAGTACACGGCTACGGCTACGGCCTACCAGCGCAAACTTTTTGTGGACTCCCTATGGGCTAGCTTCACCGTGGCTGAGACCGAAAGCCTTGCTGAAGGAGCACAGATGATGGGTGCGCGGGTAGCGTTGACCTCTGACCGCCATTGGACCTTGGTCTGGCGGTGCTGA
- a CDS encoding YdcF family protein, which translates to MLILVVLGWVVGLSGKRWRARFWTIAVVYTLLCTMPPAQELLTLLWLQFTPQEQPVKAQAIVVLGSGNSPEGTPLAQTAERAQRGAHLWLAGWAPVVVLSGGETVTSANTEARSMAIITRGLGVPPGSTLLEEDSVNTYENAVQCKKLLDRRQIHRILLVTSRVHLLRSTLTFRKQGFIVTPIPAEEQPLRFNWNPAPMWLRAEALQTLLNEYFGVLGYWVQGKL; encoded by the coding sequence GTGCTCATCCTCGTGGTGCTAGGTTGGGTGGTGGGGCTCAGCGGCAAGCGCTGGCGAGCACGCTTCTGGACGATAGCGGTAGTCTATACGCTCCTCTGTACCATGCCACCCGCTCAAGAACTCCTAACCCTACTGTGGCTCCAGTTCACCCCGCAGGAACAGCCCGTCAAAGCTCAGGCTATTGTCGTTTTGGGCTCCGGCAATAGTCCCGAAGGTACCCCGCTTGCCCAGACCGCAGAACGGGCACAGCGCGGAGCGCATCTCTGGCTGGCGGGTTGGGCTCCTGTGGTGGTACTCAGTGGCGGCGAGACCGTGACGAGTGCGAATACCGAGGCCCGGAGCATGGCTATCATCACGCGGGGGCTGGGTGTCCCTCCTGGTTCTACCTTGCTGGAGGAAGATTCCGTCAACACCTATGAGAATGCCGTGCAGTGTAAAAAACTGCTTGACCGACGGCAAATTCATCGTATTCTGCTGGTCACTTCCCGCGTCCATCTCCTGCGCTCGACGCTCACCTTCCGCAAACAGGGTTTCATCGTGACGCCCATTCCTGCCGAGGAGCAGCCCCTCAGATTTAACTGGAATCCCGCGCCGATGTGGCTAAGAGCTGAGGCTTTACAAACCCTCCTCAACGAATATTTTGGGGTCCTCGGCTATTGGGTCCAAGGAAAACTTTGA
- the atpD gene encoding F0F1 ATP synthase subunit beta has translation MAPTATQNIGFVTQVIGAVVDVEFPEGQLPAIYNALKLVSEPGAPVSVNITLEVQQLLGDNRVRTVAMSSTDGLVRGTKTVDTGAPITVPVGTATLGRIFNVLGEPVDEAGPVSAEATLPIHRPAPLFTQLETKPSILETGIKVIDLLAPFRKGGKIGLFGGAGVGKTVLIQELINNIAQEHSGLSVFGGVGERTREGNDLYQEFKESGVISEKNIADSKVALVYGQMNEPPGARMRVGLSALTMAEYFRDVNKQDVLLFIDNIFRFVQAGSEVSALLGRMPSAVGYQPTLGTDVGDLQERITSTTEGSITSVQAVYVPADDLTDPAPATTFAHLDSTTVLSRSLASLGIYPAVDPLSSTSTMLQRDIVGDEHYDVARGVQSTLQRYKELQDIIAILGLDELSPEDRRTVDRARRIQRFLSQPFFVAKIFTGADGRYVKLQDTISSFKRVLAGEFDDLPEQAFYLVGDINEAVEKAAKIKAGTK, from the coding sequence ATGGCACCCACTGCCACCCAAAACATTGGCTTTGTCACGCAGGTCATTGGCGCTGTCGTTGATGTGGAATTTCCAGAAGGCCAACTTCCGGCCATCTACAACGCCTTGAAGCTTGTGAGCGAACCAGGAGCGCCCGTTTCCGTCAATATTACCCTCGAAGTACAGCAGTTGTTGGGTGACAACCGGGTGCGGACCGTCGCCATGAGCAGCACCGATGGTCTGGTACGCGGCACCAAAACCGTGGATACCGGAGCGCCAATCACAGTCCCCGTGGGTACTGCCACCCTGGGTCGGATCTTTAACGTATTGGGGGAACCTGTCGATGAAGCCGGTCCGGTGAGTGCCGAAGCGACCCTGCCCATCCACCGCCCCGCGCCGCTGTTCACCCAACTCGAGACCAAGCCCTCGATTCTGGAGACGGGGATCAAAGTTATCGACCTGCTCGCTCCTTTCCGTAAGGGCGGCAAAATTGGTCTTTTCGGCGGAGCCGGGGTCGGCAAAACCGTGCTGATTCAGGAACTCATCAACAATATCGCCCAAGAACACTCCGGTCTGTCGGTCTTCGGCGGCGTGGGGGAGCGCACCCGCGAGGGCAATGACCTCTACCAAGAATTCAAAGAATCCGGGGTCATCAGCGAAAAAAATATTGCTGATTCCAAAGTCGCCCTAGTCTACGGTCAGATGAATGAGCCCCCTGGAGCCCGGATGCGCGTAGGTCTATCGGCCTTGACGATGGCTGAATACTTCCGCGATGTCAACAAACAAGATGTGCTACTCTTCATCGATAATATCTTCCGCTTTGTGCAGGCTGGCTCCGAAGTGTCGGCGCTGTTGGGCCGTATGCCTTCTGCGGTAGGCTACCAGCCGACCTTAGGCACCGACGTGGGGGACCTCCAAGAGCGCATCACCTCCACCACCGAAGGCTCGATCACCTCGGTCCAAGCGGTCTATGTCCCGGCGGACGACCTGACCGACCCGGCCCCGGCCACGACCTTTGCCCACCTCGACTCGACTACGGTATTGTCGCGCTCTTTGGCCTCTTTGGGGATTTACCCGGCGGTGGACCCTCTGTCCTCGACCTCAACGATGCTCCAGCGGGACATTGTCGGCGATGAGCACTACGATGTCGCACGCGGGGTACAGTCCACCCTCCAGCGCTACAAGGAGTTGCAGGACATCATCGCCATCTTGGGCCTTGACGAACTCTCGCCTGAAGACCGGCGCACGGTGGATCGTGCCCGCCGTATCCAGCGCTTCCTCTCCCAGCCCTTCTTTGTTGCCAAGATCTTCACCGGGGCTGACGGGCGCTATGTGAAGCTTCAGGACACTATCTCCAGCTTCAAGCGCGTCCTTGCCGGGGAGTTTGATGACCTACCCGAACAGGCATTCTATCTAGTCGGCGACATCAACGAAGCCGTCGAGAAAGCTGCGAAAATCAAAGCCGGAACCAAGTAA
- a CDS encoding helix-turn-helix domain-containing protein, whose translation MAPADTLLREWMGAMGLTSYRQLAHCAGVSLALVTRLRQRQAHLILPVKLAALAAALNRTPLDLLHHFSLLTWGNPALEAEYQRLHQQLREQPQRLSAQFQEETYRALEGLLIQYPTAQYLAQQAPHWPARQMVPLFLPISQLLEQWQISAIGIVGEQVAFDPQIHQAGESFQPSEPVYIRFVGYRTPERLLQRAKVSRTPPPLPGPPAN comes from the coding sequence ATGGCCCCCGCCGACACCCTGCTACGGGAATGGATGGGGGCTATGGGTCTCACCAGCTACCGTCAATTGGCCCACTGTGCCGGGGTGAGCCTTGCGCTTGTGACCCGTCTACGCCAGCGTCAGGCCCATCTTATTCTGCCTGTAAAGCTAGCAGCACTAGCCGCCGCCCTCAATCGAACACCCCTCGATCTTCTGCACCATTTCAGCTTGCTCACTTGGGGCAATCCTGCACTGGAAGCTGAGTACCAACGCTTACACCAGCAACTGCGCGAACAACCCCAACGCCTCAGCGCCCAGTTTCAAGAGGAGACCTACCGCGCGCTAGAAGGGCTCCTCATTCAGTACCCCACCGCTCAATACCTCGCCCAACAGGCTCCTCACTGGCCCGCCCGCCAGATGGTTCCCCTCTTTTTGCCCATCTCCCAACTCCTTGAGCAGTGGCAGATCAGCGCCATTGGAATAGTAGGGGAGCAGGTGGCCTTTGACCCGCAAATTCACCAAGCAGGCGAATCTTTTCAACCCAGTGAACCAGTCTATATCCGCTTTGTCGGCTACCGCACCCCTGAGCGTCTGCTGCAACGGGCAAAAGTCAGCCGCACCCCGCCGCCGCTTCCTGGCCCACCGGCAAATTGA
- the pstS gene encoding phosphate ABC transporter substrate-binding protein PstS produces the protein MQHLKSALFALLIGSLGLVALPSTPVLAQAALTGAGATFPEPIYSRWFSEYNKKTGVKINYQAIGSGGGIKQILAKTVDFGASDAAMSDEDLAKAGKPILMIPTVAGPVAITYNLSGVASGLKINAYILADIFQGRIKKWNDRRIAEINPSVSLPDVDIQVVHRSDGSGTTRIFTDYLSKVDSGWATRIGSSTAVKWPTGLGGKGTEGVASLVKQTPGAIGYVEYAYAQQNQLSVAAVENYNGIFVLPTLEGASAAADGAVVPENYRVFITNSKGKTAYPISGFTWLLVYQQQDDATKGKTLVDFLWWAIHDGQKFAASLNYADLPPALVKRLEKSIKTISYNGKALLSEK, from the coding sequence ATGCAGCATTTGAAAAGTGCCCTCTTTGCTTTACTGATTGGTTCGCTGGGCTTGGTGGCCCTGCCGAGCACCCCAGTTTTGGCCCAGGCTGCCCTTACCGGTGCTGGAGCTACTTTCCCCGAACCCATCTACAGCCGCTGGTTCAGTGAGTACAACAAAAAGACCGGGGTGAAAATCAACTACCAGGCCATCGGTTCAGGCGGCGGGATCAAGCAGATCTTGGCGAAAACAGTAGACTTTGGGGCCTCCGATGCCGCGATGTCCGACGAAGACCTTGCTAAAGCGGGCAAACCAATCCTCATGATCCCAACGGTGGCAGGCCCGGTAGCTATCACCTACAACCTCTCGGGGGTGGCGTCAGGGCTCAAAATCAACGCCTATATTCTGGCTGACATCTTCCAGGGCCGGATTAAAAAGTGGAACGATCGCCGGATTGCAGAAATCAACCCCAGCGTGTCCCTGCCTGATGTGGACATCCAGGTAGTCCACCGCTCGGATGGTTCGGGGACGACCAGGATCTTCACCGACTACCTCTCTAAAGTAGATTCAGGTTGGGCGACGCGGATCGGCTCTTCGACAGCGGTGAAATGGCCCACAGGACTTGGTGGCAAGGGTACAGAAGGGGTTGCGAGTCTGGTCAAGCAGACTCCTGGAGCGATTGGGTACGTGGAATACGCCTACGCCCAGCAAAATCAATTGTCCGTTGCCGCTGTCGAAAATTACAATGGCATCTTCGTTTTGCCTACGCTGGAGGGTGCGAGTGCAGCAGCGGATGGCGCGGTGGTACCCGAAAACTACCGGGTCTTCATCACCAATTCCAAGGGTAAAACTGCCTATCCCATCAGTGGATTTACCTGGCTCTTGGTCTACCAACAACAGGACGATGCCACCAAGGGCAAGACCCTCGTGGACTTCCTCTGGTGGGCGATTCATGACGGGCAAAAATTCGCTGCCTCTTTGAACTATGCTGACCTGCCCCCAGCACTGGTAAAGCGGTTAGAGAAATCCATCAAGACCATCAGCTATAATGGCAAAGCTTTACTTTCAGAGAAGTAA
- the pstC gene encoding phosphate ABC transporter permease subunit PstC, whose protein sequence is MTAPEPTPAVLTGMKGANDKPFAKLVQTLSFLVLVLLMAMTVVLFIDALPAIRTFGISFLVGSDWDPVNGGFGALPFIYGTVMSSLVAILLAAPTGIGVAIFITEGFLPPLLRQPVSIATEMLAAIPSVVYGLWGIFVLIPILRPFMKETANLLGVIPLLAGPTPGPSIFVTGVLLAVMILPTIIAISRDVLRAVPETLRLGSMALGATQWETIFSCILPAAAPGIMGSVILALGRALGETMAATMVIGNTPQIQASLFAPGYTLAAVLANEFAEAITDLHTSALIYAALVLLGVTLALNILAQWLVLVVSGPNSERGGR, encoded by the coding sequence ATGACTGCTCCTGAACCCACCCCCGCTGTCCTGACGGGCATGAAGGGAGCTAATGATAAGCCCTTTGCCAAGCTGGTCCAGACCCTTAGCTTCTTGGTCCTGGTGCTGCTGATGGCTATGACGGTGGTTCTGTTTATAGATGCGCTACCGGCAATCCGCACTTTTGGCATCAGCTTCCTCGTAGGCAGCGACTGGGACCCAGTCAATGGCGGGTTTGGGGCTTTGCCTTTCATCTACGGAACCGTCATGAGTTCGCTCGTGGCGATTCTCCTGGCGGCACCTACTGGAATTGGCGTAGCTATCTTCATCACCGAGGGCTTCTTGCCTCCATTACTCCGCCAGCCCGTCTCTATTGCCACAGAGATGCTGGCAGCCATTCCCTCGGTCGTCTATGGATTGTGGGGAATTTTTGTCCTTATTCCCATCCTTCGCCCCTTCATGAAGGAGACAGCAAACCTGTTGGGCGTGATTCCTTTGCTCGCAGGGCCGACACCAGGACCGAGTATCTTTGTCACGGGAGTCCTGCTTGCTGTCATGATCCTGCCGACGATTATTGCCATCAGTCGGGATGTATTGCGAGCGGTACCTGAGACCCTGCGCCTGGGATCGATGGCCCTAGGAGCGACCCAATGGGAGACCATCTTCTCTTGCATTCTTCCGGCAGCCGCACCGGGGATCATGGGCTCCGTCATTCTCGCGCTCGGGCGTGCCTTGGGCGAGACCATGGCAGCGACTATGGTCATTGGTAACACGCCCCAAATTCAAGCGTCGCTCTTCGCCCCGGGCTATACCCTGGCTGCGGTCTTGGCAAATGAGTTTGCTGAGGCCATCACCGATCTACATACATCCGCGCTCATCTATGCTGCTCTGGTGCTTTTGGGGGTGACCCTGGCGCTCAATATCCTGGCGCAGTGGCTGGTATTGGTAGTTTCTGGACCCAATTCGGAACGAGGAGGTAGATGA
- the pstA gene encoding phosphate ABC transporter permease PstA: MMTLAAESLKGDPTFLKHVQRRNWVSLALTSLGWVLTVAALFPLFSVLLYVTIQGLPSLSLDFFTKLPAPVGEQGGMGNAVLGTLEMVSLASLFSVPIGILIATYLSELAAPQSKIAFVIRLGTDTLAGVPSIVVGVFAYALLVFTTKTFSALAGSGALAIIMLPLVIRTTEESLKLVPDSYRDGAYSLGANRFQAIFGVILPAARNGVITGALLAVSRAAGETAPLLFTALNNQYWNVELNQPMASLTVQLFTYAISPYEEKHAQAWAAALVLILFVLVFNVGVRFLLRSKF, encoded by the coding sequence ATGATGACGCTTGCTGCCGAATCTCTAAAGGGTGACCCGACCTTCCTCAAGCATGTACAGCGGCGCAATTGGGTTTCTCTCGCCTTGACGAGTTTGGGCTGGGTCCTGACAGTAGCGGCCCTATTTCCCCTATTCTCAGTACTCTTGTACGTCACGATTCAAGGTCTGCCCAGTCTAAGCCTGGACTTTTTTACCAAACTGCCCGCTCCCGTGGGTGAGCAAGGGGGGATGGGTAATGCGGTCCTCGGCACGCTAGAGATGGTATCTCTAGCCAGTCTGTTCAGCGTACCTATCGGGATTTTAATCGCCACCTACCTCTCGGAACTAGCTGCGCCCCAAAGCAAAATCGCCTTTGTGATCCGCCTGGGGACCGATACGTTGGCAGGAGTGCCCTCGATTGTGGTCGGGGTCTTTGCCTATGCCTTGCTGGTCTTTACTACCAAGACCTTCTCCGCCTTGGCAGGGTCAGGTGCTCTGGCGATTATTATGCTCCCGTTGGTCATCCGCACTACGGAAGAGTCCCTGAAACTGGTCCCCGACAGCTATCGGGATGGAGCGTATAGCCTGGGAGCCAATCGTTTCCAGGCCATCTTTGGGGTGATCCTTCCGGCAGCCCGCAACGGGGTAATCACCGGGGCACTTCTGGCGGTATCTCGAGCAGCAGGGGAGACTGCCCCGCTGTTGTTCACCGCCTTGAACAATCAATATTGGAACGTTGAACTCAATCAACCCATGGCCTCACTGACGGTGCAGTTGTTCACCTACGCTATCTCGCCCTACGAAGAAAAACATGCTCAAGCCTGGGCGGCTGCCCTTGTCTTGATACTGTTTGTGCTGGTTTTCAACGTGGGGGTGCGCTTCTTGCTGCGCTCCAAGTTTTGA